From a single Miscanthus floridulus cultivar M001 chromosome 8, ASM1932011v1, whole genome shotgun sequence genomic region:
- the LOC136469007 gene encoding agamous-like MADS-box protein AGL61, producing MVKGKSTKGRQRFEMKSIEGEEACQVCFAKRRPSLFKKASELTTLCGAEVAVVTLSPVGKCFSFGHPSTSSVADRFLAVHTFDGLTKGSGSHGSQGSTGTSHEMNQQVMELQQLMESEKRRKDRAVEAMERESGGL from the coding sequence ATGGTGAAGGGTAAGTCGACCAAGGGTAGGCAAAGGTTTGAGATGAAGAGCATCGAAGGTGAGGAGGCATGTCAGGTATGCTTCGCCAAGCGCCGCCCAAGCTTATTCAAGAAGGCCAGTGAGCTTACCACCCTATGTGGTGCAGAGGTTGCTGTTGTCACCTTGTCCCCTGTTGGCAAGTGCTTCTCCTTTGGCCATCCCTCTACTTCGTCTGTTGCTGACCGCTTCCTTGCCGTGCACACTTTTGATGGCCTGACCAAGGGAAGTGGGAGCCATGGTAGTCAAGGATCGACAGGTACAAGCCATGAGATGAATCAGCAGGTTATGGAGTTGCAACAATTAATGGAGagcgagaagaggaggaaggataGGGCAGTAGAGGCTATGGAGAGGGAGAGTGGGGGCTTGTAA